A part of Setaria viridis chromosome 8, Setaria_viridis_v4.0, whole genome shotgun sequence genomic DNA contains:
- the LOC117866428 gene encoding uncharacterized protein — protein sequence METIRAMTILRPLLTCFFSMILLSHPMTATAVAAEAVKVSTTPIFREIPLGQARKDFQVLLRVEAPPAAAHRVPIDVVAVLDVSGSMNDRENRPSRLDLLKAAAKFMVAKLDDGDRLAVVAFNDRPVRELSSGLLYLSGDGRRNAMNVVDKLEARGGTALFPALEEAVKILDERPGDGRNRLGFIVLLTDGEDARGFAWRRESIYGDVLGKYPIHAIGLGALHDPEVLLYLAQESHGTYSFVDDESAGELPGALAVCLGGLTTVAAVDTRVVLKAAEPNGVRIDRVDAGGHGTRVGCGGGACDFDVGALYAGETKHFVVHLHVPAASSVEDGYYCDIDLAACDDRHQRRRRHEQHLLAVGYSYRNHPGAAVITTEGHGVFIQRSPDLGSGGVRQPLLLPSPEVLHHIVRFELLDVVAGLVDGELAVVRDRAHAGDLLQLRWEEFRACHQFWGGLDLGGLEKEVDSMAGSLRTGAAAYVYAWVSSHQMQRAASLGSPEKAAAEYLTQAMRVLMEEARKLPRLAETTTSAAAATGPGVQYSGDCADLQMIDRRLELWSKVRRDVQHLMFRPSAAATAAVAEGEGEEDLLAAVFQEASLEAIDRAMHRDIYLAAVYASKQRRCHVGACN from the exons ATGGAGACCATCCGAGCGATGACGATCCTTCGTCCATTGCTCACATGCTTCTTCTCCATGATCCTACTCTCACATCCG ATGACGGCAACCgctgtggcggcggaggcggtgaaaGTGAGCACCACCCCGATCTTCCGGGAGATCCCGCTGGGCCAGGCGAGGAAGGACTTCCAGGTCTTGCTTCGCGTTGaggcaccgccggcggcggcgcaccgcgTCCCGATCGACGTCGTCGCCGTGCTGGACGTCAGCGGCAGCATGAACGACCGGGAGAACCGGCCGTCGAGGCTGGACCTGCTTAAGGCCGCCGCCAAGTTCATGGTCGCCAAGCTCGACGACGGGGACCGCCTCGCCGTCGTGGCGTTCAACGACCGCCCCGTCAGGGAACTCAGCTCCGGCTTGCTGTACTTGTCCGGCGATGGCCGGAGAAACGCCATGAACGTCGTGGACAAGCTCGAGGCGCGTGGCGGCACGGCGCTCTTCCCGGCCTTGGAGGAGGCCGTGAAG ATCCTGGATGAGCggccgggagatggccggaacCGCCTGGGCTTCATCGTCCTTCTCACCGACGGCGAGGACGCGAGGGGGTTCGCATGGCGCCGCGAGAGCATCTACGGCGACGTTCTCGGCAAGTACCCCATCCACGCCATCGGCTTGGGCGCGTTGCACGACCCAGAGGTTCTCCTCTACCTCGCGCAAGAATCCCACGGCACCTACTCCTTCGTCGACGACGAGagcgccggcgagctccccgGTGCCCTCGCCGTGTGCCTCGGCGGGCTGAcgaccgtcgccgccgtcgacaCGCGTGTCGTCCTCAAGGCTGCGGAGCCGAACGGGGTGCGCATCGACCgcgtcgacgccggcggccacggcacccgcgtcggctgcggcggcggcgcgtgcgatTTTGACGTCGGCGCCCTCTACGCCGGCGAGACGAAGCACTTCGTCGTCCACCTCCACGTGCCAGCGGCATCATCGGTGGAGGACGGCTACTACTGCGATATCGACCTCGCCGCCTGTGACGACCGccaccaacgccgccgccgccacgagcaGCACCTCCTCGCCGTTGGCTACTCCTACCGCAACCACCCAGGCGCCGCCGTGATCACCACCGAGGGCCACGGCGTTTTCATCCAGCGGTCGCCGGAtctcggcagcggcggcgtgcggcaaCCCCTGCTCCTCCCGTCCCCCGAGGTCCTGCACCATATCGTCCGGttcgagctgctggacgtcgtgGCCGGCCTCGTCGACGGCGAGCTGGCGGTCGTCAGGGACCGTGCGCACGCCGGCGATCTCCTCCAGCTCCGGTGGGAGGAGTTCAGGGCGTGCCACCAGTTCTGGGGCGGCCTCGACCTCGGCGGCCTGGAGAAGGAGGTGGACTCCATGGCTGGCAGCCTCAGGACCGGGGCGGCCGCCTACGTGTACGCGTGGGTGTCGAGCCACCAGATGCAGCGCGCAGCCAGCCTGGGCTCGCCGGAGAAGGCGGCCGCCGAGTACCTGACGCAAGCGATGCGTGTCCTGATGGAGGAGGCGCGGAAGCTGCCGCGGCTGGCCGAGACCACGACGTCGGCAGCCGCGGCCACGGGGCCCGGCGTCCAGTACTCGGGCGACTGCGCCGACCTGCAGATGATCGACCGGCGGCTAGAGCTGTGGTCCAAGGTAAGGCGCGACGTGCAGCATCTCATGTTCAGGCCATctgcggcggccacggcggcggtggcggagggagagggagaggaggaccTGCTGGCCGCCGTCTTCCAGGAGGCGTCGCTGGAGGCCATCGATCGCGCAATGCACCGTGACATTTACCTG GCCGCGGTGTATGCGAGCAAGCAGAGGCGATGCCACGTCGGCGCCTGCAACTGA